One Brassica napus cultivar Da-Ae chromosome C4, Da-Ae, whole genome shotgun sequence genomic region harbors:
- the LOC106453402 gene encoding uncharacterized protein LOC106453402 gives MEGHHSARVSWVEITRSEEEGGLGVRDLVSWNKASSIKMIWMLFFTSGSIWVAWFVDNILSGSLSNFWTIKENNNHSWLVKRLLRLRHILYPWLRMAIGNGRTSRFWSDNWSDFGCISDYLNLPPTSRLGISRTSTLSSLNTNGNWILPPARSEEQLLLQVYISTLTLTEEEDRYEWVVNGSKNTTFSTSTVYNELKQHNTIVPWSKTVWCSRNTPKHAFLAWLFVLNRCLTRDRLLSCGLNTPPTCLLCNSGTESRSHLFFQCPFPWQIWNRLGTRCGLIPSQNWDQTLIDLRSNPGPRHTKLLCLFVWQIVIYSL, from the coding sequence ATGGAGGGTCACCACTCGGCAAGGGTATCTTGGGTTGAAATCACACGCTCCGAAGAAGAAGGAGGATTGGGGGTCCGTGATTTGGTCAGTTGGAATAAGGCATCCTCGATCAAAATGATCTGGATGCTTTTCTTCACCTCAGGTTCCATATGGGTGGCTTGGTTCGTCGATAACATTCTCTCGGGCAGTTTATCTAACTTCTGGACAATCAAAGAAAACAACAACCATTCTTGGTTAGTGAAGCGACTGCTCAGGTTACGGCATATATTATATCCTTGGTTGAGAATGGCAATAGGGAATGGACGAACCAGCAGATTCTGGAGTGACAATTGGAGCGATTTTGGATGTATATCAGATTACTTGAACCTCCCTCCTACTTCTCGTCTGGGCATATCTCGAACATCAACACTCTCTAGCCTCAATACCAATGGCAACTGGATCCTCCCACCAGCTAGATCAGAGGAACAATTACTTCTTCAGGTATACATCTCTACACTTACTCTCACTGAGGAGGAGGACAGATATGAGTGGGTAGTTAATGGCTCCAAAAACACCACTTTCTCTACCTCAACAGTATACAACGAACTGAAGCAGCATAACACCATTGTTCCATGGAGTAAGACGGTCTGGTGCTCAAGAAACACTCCTAAGCATGCCTTCCTCGCATGGTTATTTGTACTCAACCGGTGCCTAACTAGAGACAGGCTCCTGTCTTGCGGTTTAAACACGCCGCCAACATGCTTGCTATGCAACTCGGGAACTGAAAGTAGAAGCCACCTCTTCTTCCAATGCCCATTCCCCTGGCAGATTTGGAACCGACTTGGCACTCGGTGTGGCCTCATCCCTTCTCAAAACTGGGACCAAACACTCATCGACCTTCGATCTAATCCGGGACCGCGACATACAAAACTGCTTTGTCTCTTCGTCTGGCAAATCGTGATCTACTCACTGTAG
- the LOC106453401 gene encoding uncharacterized protein LOC106453401 translates to MPFKVPLGLCHIQDRIRKWNFTLITTISLPLNPDIDDIYEWVAGDTPSHSFRSSTTWEMLRPKQEEVDWCDVVWFKGAVPKHSFTMWLANYDRLPTRNRLASWGMTVTTDCPFCSREVETSDHLFLRCEYTQDVWSVVFSRCHPPLASFSDWSELLSWIRAAATPELKLLRKLASQATIFHLLKQRNNLIHNHISLSPVSIFYCIDKELRNIISARKGRKHFRYLMSMWLR, encoded by the coding sequence ATGCCATTCAAGGTTCCTCTTGGTCTCTGCCACATCCAAGATCGGATCAGGAAGTGGAACTTCACACTCATTACAACTATTTCTCTACCTCTTAACCctgacattgatgatatatatgAATGGGTTGCTGGTGATACCCCTTCTCACTCTTTCAGGTCATCAACCACGTGGGAGATGCTCAGGCCAAAGCAGGAGGAAGTAGACTGGTGCGATGTGGTCTGGTTCAAAGGGGCAGTTCCCAAGCATTCCTTTACGATGTGGCTTGCAAACTATGATAGATTACCAACACGAAACAGGCTTGCTTCATGGGGAATGACGGTGACAACGGACTGCCCGTTCTGTTCAAGAGAAGTGGAGACAAGTGATCACCTGTTCCTGAGATGCGAGTACACCCAAGATGTCTGGAGTGTAGTCTTCAGCAGATGCCACCCCCCTTTGGCGAGCTTCTCGGACTGGTCCGAACTACTATCTTGGATCCGAGCAGCTGCGACACCAGAGCTAAAGCTTCTTAGGAAACTAGCTTCTCAAGCTACGATTTTCCATTTATTGAAGCAAAGAAACAACCTGATACATAATCACATCTCACTCTCTCCTGTTTCAATCTTCTACTGCATTGATAAGGAGTTGAGAAACATTATCTCAGCAAGGAAAGGCAGGAAGCACTTTAGATATCTTATGTCCATGTGGTTGAGATAA